In Spiroplasma floricola 23-6, the DNA window TCATCTATAAAAATGAAATCATCGTAAAAACTACTAGTATTTTCCATAAAATTAGTTATATTTTTTTGAATATCTACAGAGAAATTATAAAGATCTTTAAGTACTTTTGCATTTTCACTTGCAGATTGATTAATTTTATATTTTAATTCTTCTTGAGATATAAAAGTATTTTCTAGTGACACTTTAATTGTTACTAAATTGTTTTTTTGAAACTTTTTCAATTCATCATTTGTTGGTAAAGTATTTATACGAATATCTTTTGCACTTATTTCTTTAGTATCTGTATTTACAACTCCAATTGCTTTTCAAAAATCATTAATTCTCTTATCTATTGAACTTGTTTCAACAAATTGTTCACGTGTAAAATGATTATCATCTACAAGAAATTTATTTAAAGCATATGATAAATATGGATATCTAATTTGATAATTTGTTACATACTTTTGTAAATCAAATGATTCATATAAATCAGTTACTTTAATTATTTGAGAAGTACCTCTTGAACTAAAACTTAATGTTGCTTGCTCTTCTTTTGCTGTAACAAACAATCTTGGAATATTAGATAAGAAAGTTAAAGAAATTAATAATGTACAAATTATTGTTGTTACTTGCAATGAATTAAATAGCAATAATAATAAAATAAAAGATAATAAAAATATTGTTGATATAAATGAATAAGTTAAAAATGATAAATTAAGTCTTACAATCAAATCCGAATTATTTGATAATAAAATTCCAAAACCTGTAATAACTCCCGTTGATATAGCTGTATTTATAAAAACTATTATTATAATTAATAAGTATTGACCCAACAACATTTTTATTCTTGATATTTGATTTGAAAATACTAGATATAATAGTTTATTTTCTAAAATATTAATTATAAAAAATTGCAAGGATCTTAAAACTATTAGAAAAATAAAAAGTGATATATAAATTAGTACATAGAAATTAAAAAATATTACTAGTTGTGCACCAGTTGATGAAAAAAAGAATAATGCTGAAAATAGGAATGGTAAAAAAAATAAAAATATATTTAATATTAAAAAAGATTTTTCATGAAAAATCATTTTAAAATTAAAAATAAAAACGCTTAAAAAAGATATTTTATTTTTCAACTTCACAATAAAGCTCCCCCTTTTTAGATTTATTTTTATAAAAATTAATTAAAAAATAAGTCTAATAGCTCTATATATAAAAAAATTATATGTTAATCTTTTTTTTTATTTTTAAAAAAGATATTTATTTCATATATATATTATAACAAATATTAATAAAGTTCAATATCTTTTAAAATGTTATAGCAAGTTTTATTATAAAAAAATAAAAAAATCTTATATATTTAATAAAATTAGATTTTATTTATTTCCTACTATAATTTTTGATACTTTATTATTTAGATTAGCATTATTACCACTTAAATTAATTCACATTTCTATGAAGTTAAAGTTAATGTAGAATCCATACATAGCTTCATCTGATCCTTTTCCATTACCAGCTTTAACTGCTTTAATTCCATCAGTTGTTAAACTATATTGCATATAATCTTGTGATAATTGTCATAAACCTTGGAAATATGATGCTATTCCAAAGTTAAATGACATTTGTGATCCTTCATTCATTAATTTATTTCTATAAATTAATTGATCACTATTTTTTAAAGATAAAGAACTATTCATATTTGCTGTACTTCATATTCCAGTGTCTTGAACTGGTGTTTGTCCAGAGATAGTTCTTCATATACTTTGTTCTATTGTATTATCTTTAGTAAGTCCTGTAAATGATACATATGTAGAATCCGTTGTTGGTTTTTTTACATTATATACATTTTGGAAAGATTTAATACCTTTAATTGCATTAAAATATAAAGCTCCCAATACTGCACTACTTTCATTATTAGCAATTTCAGAATTTTTAATTGAGTTGTCAATTGCAACTGAATATGAAATTTTTAAAGCATTAAATGGTAAGTAAAAATTAGAGTTAATTTTCATTTGTAAACCTTCAACATCAAGAGATCCATACATTATTGAAGTAGTATCATCATATTTTCCTTGATAATTTTCATTTTTCTTAAAAGATTTATAAGAAAGTGTTTGAAATGACTCTACTCGACTTTTTCAAGTATCACTTCCAGTAGTTAAATCAAATATGAATTTATTTACTCTTTGATTTCCATAATTTTTGAAAGTTTTATCAGTATCTTCAATTGTGCTTTCTGCAAATATTGCATTTTGAATTGTTGTACTTTTATCTTGTCCATAAACATGTATATAACCATTAGATGATTGAAGATATCCAGTACCATAAATATTAAGTTTATTTGGTGTACCTACTTTTAATGAAGGTTTGTCATCAATAAAAGTAAAATCATAATCTGTTAAATCATAACTAGTTTTAATAAATGAATTTACATAACTTGAAAATTCGCTTGTTTGATAAAGATTTTTCATAGCTTCTTGTCTTGAAGAATCGCTGTAGAATGTATCTAATACTTCATAACCCTTTTCTTTAGATATTCCTAGAGCCTGTCTATCAATTCATGAGTATTTATTATCGTCATTAAAAAATTTACTTGAAAAAGTTTTTTCAATTTCTTTAATTTTTAAACTTAATGCTCCATCATTTGAGAAAGTTATAAATAAAGGAATTTTAATTTCATAAGTATTTTTTACACCTTGTTGATCTTTATAAGCTGCTTTTATTATTAAATCAAACTTACTTGAAGATAGAAGATAATCTTCTGTAACATTTCCTGATACATCCTTACTTGTATATTCAATTACAACATTGTCTGTATATATTGAATCTACAACTTTATTGTTTAATAAAATAGCATTGTATTTATCACTTTT includes these proteins:
- a CDS encoding lipoprotein, yielding MKKLLSFLGAFGLIANTTAYAVSCGTKDPMTNEQIEQLIKEYKEEVDTTSTSWINARRANLVKEAKETGSNSFFNIENVKKYGNNKDIENDKGEVMTTEVKNNFQADVFSFLSLNDLSNELQLIASKSDKYNAILLNNKVVDSIYTDNVVIEYTSKDVSGNVTEDYLLSSSKFDLIIKAAYKDQQGVKNTYEIKIPLFITFSNDGALSLKIKEIEKTFSSKFFNDDNKYSWIDRQALGISKEKGYEVLDTFYSDSSRQEAMKNLYQTSEFSSYVNSFIKTSYDLTDYDFTFIDDKPSLKVGTPNKLNIYGTGYLQSSNGYIHVYGQDKSTTIQNAIFAESTIEDTDKTFKNYGNQRVNKFIFDLTTGSDTWKSRVESFQTLSYKSFKKNENYQGKYDDTTSIMYGSLDVEGLQMKINSNFYLPFNALKISYSVAIDNSIKNSEIANNESSAVLGALYFNAIKGIKSFQNVYNVKKPTTDSTYVSFTGLTKDNTIEQSIWRTISGQTPVQDTGIWSTANMNSSLSLKNSDQLIYRNKLMNEGSQMSFNFGIASYFQGLWQLSQDYMQYSLTTDGIKAVKAGNGKGSDEAMYGFYINFNFIEMWINLSGNNANLNNKVSKIIVGNK